The following is a genomic window from Ptiloglossa arizonensis isolate GNS036 chromosome 11, iyPtiAriz1_principal, whole genome shotgun sequence.
ACGTCGCCGATTAGAGAGAAAAATACGAGCCGAGAGTATCATTGAGGGAATTCATCACGTTTTTTAAGCTTTCTCTTTCTTGTTTCTGTTCGGTCTAAACTAACCACGCGGAAACTTCAAGGCTACTCGTGTTCTACATATTTCGCAACAAGTCTTAAATTCTCCCGCTGGTTAAATGCAGTCGACTGTTGCTGCTTATCGTTGCTCCTTTCCCTTTCCTTCTGATCTTGTCTCTCGTCTCCAAACCCCCGTGGTCCGCTCCTCTTTCGAAACgcgattataaaattaaattcaattatctGTTTCGTTTATCGGTGGCCTTTGAACGAAGTTATTTATCGAATACGCGTCTACCGTGCACGcgtcaaaatttattgaaaatctTCCCGGTTTAATTGCAACTCGACAAATTGCCTTTTCGTGTTCCATTATGCACTCGTGAAATTACATCGTCTTTCTTTCGTTGCATGTACTCTTTTGCGTGTTTGGTAAAAAACTACGTGGCGACGAACGTTTTAAAACAGTGTTTTTCGTAGTCGGAGCGTGGGAGGGGCACAGAAGGAAATTTCTAacgtagaaaaatgtaaaatatattatatatatatttttttaattacgtaCAAATGGAATTTATTAAATAGGTCAACCGAATATTTGGAATACCGTGTCGTGGATACAGTTACTCGGAAAAGTATCCGCCTACCGTTTATACTAtacgtttaatatattttacgtatttaatcaattttaattcgCTCTAATATGAACTAGACACAAACTTTTACACGGTTTATCCGAACAAGTATCATTACCTGTGAAAGTAACAAACGGTTACTCAGAATCAATATTTACTTCGTACAAACAcaattacaataaaaataatactttttactTGCCTGTAACTTTTAAATAAACTGTGTAAACTCGAACTTTGTTGATTAAGGTTCGTATTAAAGTGAATTGTAACTAGCAATTCTAACGTTAAGATCGAACAAGCACGTAAAGTTTAATAACTGTACGCGACATTGTTCTACGGTTTATACTTTATTTGTTCGCACGGATGAAAAGTGAAATATCGGCGCGACGCGTGCTAGCGATTGCGTTGAATAAACGTGTAAATTTTGTAGTTCATTTTCGCGTCGTCTCGAGAACGTTCATCCACACatacgaaaattaaaaattgatcacACGCAACgtaacgaacgtttcgcgattgtCGTATGCACCGAGTGCAGAGAAATGCACACGACCTTTTCATCGGGTGCTTTAGGTTAGCGTacactttgcggatcggcaaataTAATATTCCGAAGAGTTATTCAGTTCCTGACCTCCTTCTTACTTTCAAATCGCCTCGCGCGTCAAGCTAGCAATTGAAACAGCAACGTGCACCACGATAATCGCAACTAAGACTAAATACATCGCCAAAAGGTACCGATGCAATAATCCTCTTGCCTATACGAGAATGATTCTTTTTGTCAACGACGCGCAATCGAAGCACCCATTGCTCGTGGGGAACAATAACAAGCAAAAGAAAGAATTACGATCTCACGGAGCATTTATGGGAGCCTAAATATACTTCCAAGATGCTTTAACCGACTTCAAAAGGTTCCTCCCAGTACCGAATCTACTCACACGCAAACTTAATCGTTGTTCGGTAACATCGAACGAAATAGACAGCTTCGAGTTGTACAGAGAGTTGTTTAATCGGTCGAGAAGAGTTGTttaaaagttacaaaaattatttatctttccTGATAGACGttagaatttttctattcgttATCAATGATTCTGATTCTTTTTCCTACGAAGAAGACGCAATAATGTTCTCTGCTCAGAGGTGTAGAGGAAACAAATGTGGCTCTGGTGGTAGGTAATGCTCGTATCTAACGGATTCGGTCTCGtatataaataagaaaatttaaGGAGGGcataaaatcgagaaaaaattattttcgaacgaaccTTCGATCGATACAGGGTACAGatatttcgagagttcgttgtTATCGTTGTATCCTCTCGAAGGAGTAATTCTTGTCGGGAATTGTAACGTTTACGCGAGCAAGAAATAAAAAGTACAAGTATCATCGTTATCCTAGAaacctttaaaaaatatttatcgtagCTAGGCAAAGTTGGCCTGGTCAAAGGTCGCTCCGATCGGCTCTGAATAGTTGCTAAAGGTTCATTTGTCGGTCGAGAAGCGCAAACGGAAAGGGAACTCCACTCGCTTGTTTCTTGTACAATTGGACACAGATATTTCCCTCAGTTTATGGTTTTCCACGACGATAACACCCATATTTCACAGCGGCCGAGCTCTACGAGCAAGTCTAATATCTTTCGACGTCTCGcaatttcgataaataatttatatccaATTAGTCGGTAATTACTATCTTTTGCTTGCGTAAGTGAGAAATAGGAACAGTTTGATTAGAAAAAACTTGCGAAATCTCATGGTCGCTGAAAAATACATGAAACCTCTGAAGTGTTCCAATAATGATACTTCGTTATATGGATCAATTAAGATTTCGCCGTTTCGACGTTCTATACCACGACTCGCTCTCGATAGTTCCTTATTCCTCGTACGAActttgaaatataatatatatcgtatatcgttcgaaacgaagaattactattaatttctggacgattcgaaacgaacgaaatatcaGAAACGAATGCAATTTTGTGCACTCGGTGCATCTatgtttcgaataatttgatTCAAAGTAACGACCAACGGTCCAGTGCGTAGCGAGAAACGAATTAACGGAGTCGAAAGTTAATTCTAACTACTCACCTAACGTAGCGGCTGAGACGATGggcgtagtttttttttttaaatttttttctcaatCTCACGCGACGTAAAGTTTCGTATACGTGATACCGAAACAGAGGATACGCCGAAAGAAGAGATAGGGGaacgtttctcaatttttgAGTGGGGATCTTATAAGAAGATCGCGACCTTGACACGCGTGAACGACAACTAAAATTAATTTAGGGAATTCGGAACCGGGGCCAAAGATCGATGTTGCCGTTACGGTCGCAAGTTTGGCAGAAGTTCCGGTGAGCTCGTTAAAGCGAGTCGAGTTCTCGCCTTGTGTAGTCGCAAACGAAGCGTAACTTTGCCCAAAAGCTCGCTTTATTTCGTCGATAATGTCGTAACTTTCGAGAACGATCTCTTATCGTGCACGTATACCGTGTACGCGCTCGGTCGATCCGCACCGTTTTCGCGTACGCTCGATTTCGTTGCCGATTAATTGGCTAATAAATTCGCTAGAGAGCGACGAATCGAATATACGAGATCCAACGTTGCGAAACCCACCGGCAATATGCAGCAGTTAGCAGCACCTGTCCAAGAAAAGTGTTCGTTAAAAGTTTCACCGAATTAGTACGACACACCGTACGCTAGGCGTCGATCTactttcgtttctttgctcTCGCGTCGCTCTTGATCtcgaatcgaaatcgatcgactctCCGTACGTATGCACGTATTTGTATCGCTCgtcgttaaaaatacaaaacgCGCAGATATCCGCGCGAGCGTATTGCCGctactaaaaatatttaacgaacctCGAGCGGACCGAGCGCTCGGTAGGTACGCGAATATAAATTCGTCTCTCGGATTATTCGATCCTGTCCGTGTCCTTCGATAACGAAGATGGCTTTTTATCTTATCTGGTACGGCTTCGTGGAAGAGACTGGAGATTCGTTTCTCTTTAATTTCGTATTTTCCCGGTCCTGGTTTCCGTCGCTTCCGCGACGATCTACCGGGGTTTGGTCTTCGCGAGGAGTTTAATGCGTTCCGAGGCGATGCTTTTTTTATAGCTCGGCCCGCCTACCGAAACGCACGTATCGCGTGTCCTTTTCCAAGTTCGAGGTTACCGTCACGTTCGACTTTGGCCCCCGATCGATCGCTGGACGTTCAACTCTTTCCGTGTCGCTTTTCGACTCCTTGCGATTTTAAGATCTCCTCAATTTTCTCAACGAGAAACGTTACTAGAGTTCTGCAAACGGTGCGACGTGAGATTTCGCGAACTCGAAGATCGTCTAGATTGAGTTAGCAGGAAACGGGAGATTCCACGAGTCCGCGTATGGTTGCCAAGCGATGGACCGTTGTAACGTCGGTGTTCCGATTATTTTCACCGTTTGCGCATCGAAGGATATTCGTTCGGTCGCTTCGGAGAACACGCGTGGTCGCTTCTTTTACGTCACCCAATTGGACGTTGCTGCCATCTTTGAATGCACATCTCGACGACCACCTCTGCCCTCCCCCTCGATTCGCACCAGCCTCGGCCGATCGTTCCACGCGAATCGCACGTACACGCGTTCTTTCTTTTACGTTCTTTTACGCGTACGTCGCGAGAACAACGGATCCGCGGACTGACACGGAAACAGGTTATGTTAAACTTACGATATAAGTCAATAACTCGTACGAATGCGCGGTACGCACGCGACACCGTAGAATCGAATCGAGCGGTCGATAAAAGTAGGATGCACCCGGATAATGCAACGATTACGTGCTACGACGTACGCGGGAAACAAAAGGGATTCGATAACGTTGAAACGTATTCTTTCGCGGTGATTTTCAATTACGCTTCTACGCTTGAACTTCGAACCATTGCAAATCTACAAACGAGTCgtcagatctacacgaaacttgttCACCAAACGGTGGTACCATTTTTAAAACGAGGGAccaaatagctccatttcttatcgaacgacagaacttattagGCAAAACCTCTGAATTATCGTACAGTATTTCCAAACGTTCGGAGTAAATTCCGTGCTTATAGATTAACAAACGGACGATTTCGCAGGAAATTGTCACGGTTGGAGTACGGTCCGCTTAAACATCCATGGTACGTAGGTACGTGTACGGTTCTCTGTTGGCCGTTCACTCGGTCCCGTGTGTGCACGTTTACGTCGAAGGAAGAGGTAGATGCGCGCGTATGCCGCTCATGCTTTGATCCGAGGTACAGTTACTCGAAGAGCGCGCGTGCAACTTTAGATCGATGGCGTCACCCAGGCCGTCGCCACCGCCGCGACGATCGGGGACGCCGAACAGCCAACGATCCTCATTGTCTTCCATCGCGAACCGAGACGATTTTCGTTCAACCGCGGCTCCTTCTCGAACGTTTTCAAGTACACCCGCTAGCACCCGATACttccagaatcgcgaaaatattcTCAACGAGGAGATCGCCGGAACTCTACGCTTCCTCGCGAGTATCgacttcgatcgtttctcggggAGATCTCGACGAAACTTTCAGCGGATCTCTGATACAACTTCGAATCTAAGCTATCGCACGATTCTCATCGGGAGAGACGAAATTGGCGGTAGAGGTGTCGATCGTAATTTGTATACACCTGTGTTGTTATCGTTGTTGTTGgatcgttgcaaatgtttgaccGAGTAACCGATATTTCACTCCGAACCTTCCCTATTTCGAATACACGTTACGCGAAGGAGGTTTGTAAGCATCGGACTCGGTACTCGATGTTAAATATCATTTTTGCACGAAAAGGATGCTCTCATCCCGAGTAACGTTTCGTTATATAAACACGTGTCGTAATTCGTCGTACACGCAACACATTTACCGTACTTCGTCTATCGAATATCAATCCCACCGACGTCATTTTCAGCCGAATCAACAATCACGATCTCGTATACTTATTTATAATGCGTGAACGCAACTGGGTACGGCTTATGGTCTCACCGATTTATAAACCAATCGTCGAACGATACGCGGCGTATCTGTCGATCGAGAAAGCGACCGTTCTTTGAATACACCAATTCGATCTACAATTGCGTTACGTTGCACAAGAATCGCGgattctttttattcgtaaaagTATAATAAACATCGTTATAGATATTTATAGAagagaaatattgggttgttcgaaaaggaatttcattttccaaaatggagaatgtataattcaacgaaacgtttatacgctctaaaagaaatcgtgtttcattttcaccaaaaaaaaaaaaaaaaaaaacgactttccgaacaaccgaatattttACCGTGTTCGGAAACGTTCAACGTGAATCTTGCACCATGAATTCAGCCGCTGTTCATCCTCCGTTCTGAATTGTTTCGTTCCAGTTGATTTCGTTTTTCTCTTTAACGTTATCGGTAGTCTCGACAACGGTTCTCGTATCTTGGAATCGATTGGACTTGATGTTTACGCAAGGTTTGTACGTAGCGTTCTTTCGTTATCGACCCGATGGAAAACTaatttaattgatttcgaccccGCAGACGTAACGTGTAAACTACGTAGATTACATTCCCCTTGTTAACATTTCTACACCTTCTGAACGTTTCGATCGGTCTGGTGCTCCGCTCGTGTCATTTTTGTTTCCGTTTCGAATTGCAGCTTTCGTACGAGGAAGAAATCCGGTAAAGATATGACTTTATTTCGAATTCTCGGCAACGTTCTCGTAACAATGGCGACAAGAATCTCCAGAAGAGCGTGCGATCGACCGTTTCCGCAATATCGAATTGTCCGCGGTGATAAAGATTTCCTCTCGTTTGTAATCTCCCGTGACGAGACGGCGGGTTTATTCTAGCTGCTCGCTAACTCTGCCGTTCGCGCGTTTAAATTTGTCACCCTgaattctatttcttcgtttcgacgatcgcggACCAGGACAGCGCGTTGAACGCCCTGCAAACGATAAATGGGCGTCAATACCATTCATCATTTTTTCTATTCGTCCTTTCGATTCAAAGGCCGGGAAAAATATCACGAGACGAACAAAGAGGAACGGGATAGTTATCGTGCTATTGTCGCTCGCCGCGTTACACGAGTGTTGTAAATTCTACGATGTAAAGTTTATCCCGATACAcaagtaaaaataatgaataaatttaCATCGATACGACTTGGTATCAACCCCGATGGTACCTTTCGCGACTCACGGATTTTTTTcactattttttctttcgaaagacttccaaaaaaaaaaaaaaaaattggaaaaacacTTCGTGAAATCTTCGAGAGCCTCACAGTTTGAAACCGAAGGGACCCGAACAAGTAACCGAAGCTTGGACCGTGCAACGAAGGACCAATCGGGCCCGATGGCATTCCTCGAAACTAACATCAGCCAGCGGCTAACGACGTCCGACACGCCCTAGCGTCATCGTTGTATTCGTTCCAGTAGCGGACAGTGCGCGCGACTAATGTTCCGGTATTTGGGGAAAATTAGCCCGCGCCCGCGTAACGGTGAAACGCGTGCGATACGTAACCGTTAAAGAATCCCCGTTTACGAAGCGCAGGACGTTAAACGAATACCAAGTTCGTC
Proteins encoded in this region:
- the LOC143152715 gene encoding uncharacterized protein LOC143152715 isoform X1, yielding MHISTTTSALPLDSHQPRPIVPRESHVHAFFLLRSFTRTSREQRIRGLTRKQVMLNLRYKSITRTNARYARDTVESNRAVDKSRMHPDNATITCYDVRGKQKGFDNVETYSFAVIFNYASTLELRTIANLQTSRQIYTKLVHQTVVPFLKRGTK
- the LOC143152715 gene encoding uncharacterized protein LOC143152715 isoform X2; this translates as MASPRPSPPPRRSGTPNSQRSSLSSIANRDDFRSTAAPSRTFSSTPASTRYFQNRENILNEEIAGTLRFLASIDFDRFSGRSRRNFQRISDTTSNLSYRTILIGRDEIGGRGVDRNLYTPVLLSLLLDRCKCLTE